The following are from one region of the Meleagris gallopavo isolate NT-WF06-2002-E0010 breed Aviagen turkey brand Nicholas breeding stock chromosome 21, Turkey_5.1, whole genome shotgun sequence genome:
- the TEX14 gene encoding inactive serine/threonine-protein kinase TEX14 isoform X3 gives MGQTSLFTAALLGLGRIVDVLLDYGSDPNHRCYDGSTPVHAAAFSGNQWVLSKLLDEGGDLRVHDEGGKNPQYWAMSAGKESSAQMLEFIQRCTFHMQAAIQNFPCDILRKVCSSKALVSSPSRFGGIVQGNADSPLGRFLKGGVNAAKNIYSFGFGKFYLAGSGHLGYLASLPIIGEKEVVQADDEPTFSYRVGPCMTMTNLMWGSSRVTVKELSFQPHQNCSKLRLADLLIAEQEHSSKLRHPHLLQLMSVCLSSDLEKTRLVYERVNFGSLYSVLHERRTEFPVLRMETILHVLLQINDALRFLHSRGFIHRTVTSYAIQIVSSGEAKLCNMEYMIESKDGGEHSDLTRIPVPAQLYKWCSPEVILEKSVTVKSDIYSFCAVMQEALTETLPWKGIEDSVIKQLIISGQQLEADVRLPVPYYDIVKSGLESKQKNRSMNLQDIQYILKNDLKDLTKSQSCHADEMAKAQRPAVFADINICLSSTFSYQKRTLELNEKEITEADSSAVPRYPIFPEEDNALVDLEAPTSLQLVAQENSHDAASETQMTCSVSDVDDSLCSFEMNEAFASCPDFHEDFLEEGAELSRTLKDKKRQQKEKDENVLGDLFLSPGMYCEEKPVYEEGSISESVAECTTEEEEGKSEASDLNMLAQVRGDAGRRRSTLSSNEHHLSKCVLNLKIVQSMLQQAAESLCRTEEKLNKLEAAEKQRKGIWTNQLSKQVFRDRPCNRSDNIYQNINNPFSGANTFLWKAVGPPSSDYIPPLVTCQSQGALRGDGFQTVSNVREEMRAIQNEKWKCFHQRSKSENESNQRDLSFSEVKSLDDQVDLEHEHLLPRVSVRCKKKFNFQIQRGSDSRSAASGSKEERRCYPKPASEICSTEINKERRMMQPEWRTEVRHMARKVASGQLELIAPYLTSDCTSESEVESIKEAFQHVTSRVQKGRDQRGYRWHTGDSAEPWDVGCEDGSESEESDLESMFRSSGGGSCQSPSQDEQAESGLPIHKNSVIFQQIETISRGRSRELPCSFNSYPSESEEFLTPDSDYFLPPAAQESSELKKQMPEDAGSGIQVSGGKILLCGTAAQNSGSNTQGVNQLIHMPVASVEAAQEMISREPQEDSKEKDTSVTDIQDLSSIPCEEELYYKDISCKTPGVSHVPPSVSTPISSEEKIPVAFEKHRCCHEVVLDSSSCTCQEVSSAVSRTFTTAYEEERSTEVLSAFPGVCSSGLNEPGGLSVVASSSRSTRKAPAVAQAPIHLLDELPAPAQELLDEIECLKQQDSIAQDFVEEGLCDCRVQKNDSDRIKMEGIEAEKEIEISKKCDCGVWTMETFNLAEETERAHSTLDDALERVLCAVSPDEQMEEQQEDEEIQGYALGAASLRDPRGVGRKKGVEEGGARARSSEADGCAGSSEGKHSEDQKFRLREQQSSTPPFRVIVLDQNGSPT, from the exons ATGGGCCAGACCTCTCTTTTCACAGCTGCATTGTTAGGCCTTGGTAGAATAGTGGATGTGCTGCTGGATTATGGCTCAGACCCTAACCA TCGCTGTTATGATGGAAGCACACCGGTCCATGCAGCAGCTTTCTCAGGAAATCAGTGGGTTCTTAGCAAGTTACTGGATGAAGGAGGTGATCTGAGAGTGCACGATGAAGGTGGGAAAAATCCGCAGTACTGGGCTAtgtcagctggaaaagaaagcagtgctcAG ATGCTGGAATTCATACAGCGTTGTACATTCCACATGCAGGCTGCCATTCAGAATTTTCCCTGTGATATACTGAGGAAGGTTTGCTCATCAAAAGCACTGGTTTCCAGTCCATCCAGGTTTGGTGGCATTGTTCAAGG AAATGCTGACAGTCCTCTGGGTAGATTTCTGAAAGGTGGAGTTAATGCAGCCAAGAACATCTATAGCTTTGGTTTTGGGAAG TTCTATCTTGCAGGCAGCGGGCATCTGGGCTACTTGGCATCTCTCCCTATTattggggaaaaagaagtggtTCAGGCAGATGATGAACCAACGTTTTCTTACCGTGTTGGACCATGCATGACCATGACAAA CTTGATGTGGGGGAGCAGCAGAGTGACAGTGAAGGAACTCAGCTTTCAGCCCCATCAGAACTGTAGTAAGCTACGCTTAGCTGATCTTCTCATTGCAGAGCAGGAACACAGCAG TAAACTCCGTCATCCCCATTTGCTACAGTTGATGTCTGTTTGTCTGTCCAGTGATTTGGAGAAAACCCGTTTGGTGTACGAGAGGGTCAACTTTGGTTCTTTGTACAGTGTCCTGCATGAAAGG cgTACGGAATTCCCAGTGCTGCGCATGGAGACAATTCTGCATGTACTTCTTCAAATCAATGATGCTTTACGTTTTCTGCACTCCCGTGGATTTATCCACCGTACAGTTACCTCCTATGCTATTCAGATTGTTTCTTCTGGTGAAGCAAAGCTATGCAACATGGAATACATGATAGAGAG CAAGGATGGTGGAGAACACAGTGATCTGACACGCATTCCTGTGCCAGCCCAGCTATATAAATGGTGCTCTCCTGAAGTAATCCTTGAAAAGAGTGTCACGGTGAAATCGGACATTTACAGTTTCTGTGCAGTAATGCAAGAAGCCTTGACAG AGACCCTTCCATGGAAAGGTATTGAAGACTCAGTAATTAAACAGCTCATAATTTCAGGACAGCAGTTGGAAGCAGATGTCAGACTTCCTGTACCCTATTATGACATTGTAAAGTCAGGGCTAGAATCTAAACAGAAGAACCGCTCCATGAACCTTCAGGATATTCAGTACATactgaaaaatgatttaaag gACTTGACTAAGTCTCAGAGTTGTCATGCTGATGAAATGGCAAAAGCACAGAGGCCTGCTGTTTTTGCAGATATAAACATCTGTTTGTCATCAACTTTCAGCTACCAGAAGAGAACACTGGAATTGAATGAAAAAGAGATAACAGAGGCTG ACAGTTCTGCTGTCCCAAGGTACCCTATTTTTCCTGAAGAGGATAATGCTTTAGTGGACCTTGAGGCACCCACCAGTCTGCAGCTAGTTGCACAGGAAAACAGTCACGATGCAGCTTCTGAAACCCAGATGACCTGCAGTGTGAGTGATGTGGATGACAGCCTCTGTAGCTTTGAAATGAATGAAGCCTTTGCCAGTTGTCCTGACTTTCATGAAGACTTCCTGGAAGAAGGAGCTGAATTAAGTCGAACACTAAAGGataaaaaaagacagcaaaaagaaaaagatgagaatGTCCTTGGAGACCTGTTCCTGTCCCCTGGAATGTACTGTGAGGAAAAGCCAGTTTATGAGGAAGGCAGCATTTCAGAGTCAGTTGCAGAGTGCACtacagaagaggaggaagggaaaagtgAGGCCTCTGACCTGAACATGCTGGCACAGGTGAGAGGAGATGCTGGCAGGAGGAGGAGTACCTTGTCTTCAAATGAACATCACCTCAGTAAATGTGTCCTTAATTTAAAGATTGTTCAGAGCATgttgcagcaggcagcagagtccctgtgcagaacagaggaaaaactgaacaaattagaggcagctgaaaagcaaaggaagggaATTTGGACAAATCAGCTTTCTAAGCAAGTTTTTCGTGACAGGCCCTGTAACAGATCTGATAATATTTATCAAAATATCAATAACCCTTTTTCTGGAGCTAACACTTTTTTATGGAAGGCTGTAGGCCCACCATCAAGTGACTACATTCCACCTCTGGTGACATGCCAGTCACAAGGAGCTCTGCGTGGAGATGGTTTCCAGACTGTTTCAAATGTGAGAGAGGAAATGCGGGCAATTCAGAATGAAAAGTGGAAATGCTTTCATCAGAGGAGTAAGAGTGAAAATGAGAGCAACCAGCGTGATCTCAGCTTCAGTGAGGTGAAAAGCCTTGATGATCAAGTGGATCTAGAGCACGAG CATTTACTCCCACGTGTATCTGTTAGATGCAAAAAAAAGTTCAACTTCCAGATTCAGAGAGGGAGTGACTCACGTTCTGCAGCAAGTGGAAGCAAAGAAGAGAGGAG GTGCTATCCAAAACCAGCATCTGAAAtttgcagcacagaaataaacaaggaGAGAAGGATGATGCAGCCAGAATGGAGAA CTGAAGTAAGGCACATGGCTAGAAAAGTGGCCTCAGGACAACTAGAGCTGATTGCTCCGTATCTAACCAGTGATTGTACATCTGAAAGTGAAGTGGAGAGTATAAAGGAAGCATTTCAACATGTCACTAGTAGAGTCCAAAAAGGTCGAGACCAACGAGGATATAGATGGCATACAGGTGACAGTGCTGAGCCTTGGGATGTGGGCTGTGAGGATGGATCTGAATCAGAGGAGAGTGATCTGGAGTCTATGTTCAGAAGTTCTGGAG GAGGAAGTTGCCAGTCACCATCACAAGATGAACAGGCAGAATCTGGACTACCTATACATAAGAATTCAGTCATTTTTCAACAAATTGAGACTATCTCTAGG GGACGTTCTAGAGAATTACCTTGTTCCTTTAATTCATATCCCAGTGAGTCTGAAGAATTCTTGACTCCAGATTCTGATtatttccttcctcctgctgctcaggAAAGCTCAGAACTAAAG aaacagatgCCTGAAGATGCAGGATCAGGTATTCAGGTATCAG gaggaaaaatattactctgcggcacagcagcacagaactcTGGCAGTAACACACAAGGAGTGAATCAGCTTATCCATATGCCTGTAGCCAG TGTTGAAGCAGCACAAGAAATGATATCAAGGGAGCCTCAGGAAGACTCCAAAGAAAAAGACAC ATCAGTGACAGACATTCAGGATTTGTCAAGTATTCCCTGTGAGGAAGAGCTCTACTACAAGGATATAAGTTGTAAAACACCCGGAGTGAGTCACGTACCCCCAAGTGTCAGCACTCCAATCAGTTCAG aGGAAAAAATTCCAGTAGCCTTTGAGAAACACAGATGCTGCCATGAAGTAGTTTTGGATTCTTCCTCGTGCACTTGTCAGGAGGTTTCCTCTGCAGTGTCCAGGACATTCACCACAGCCTATGAAGAGGAAAGGAGCACTGAagttctctctgcttttccaggTGTTTGCTCCTCTGGATTGAATGAACCT GGTGGATTGTCAGTTGTTGCTTCATCCTCGAGAAGCACCAGGAAGGCACCTG CGGTCGCTCAGGCACCTATCCACCTCCTGGATGAGCTCCCTGCACCAGCCCAAGAGCTACTGGATGAAATTG AGTGTTTAAAGCAGCAAGATTCCATTGCTCAAGACTTTGTGGAAGAGGGATTGTGTGACTGCAGAGTGCAAAAAAATG ATTCTGATCGAATTAAAATGGAAGGcatagaagcagaaaaagaaattgagataAGCAAGAAGTGTGATTGTGGTGTGTGGACTATGGAGACATTTAATCTAgcagaggaaacagaaag GGCTCACTCTACTCTTGATGATGCTTTAGAAAGAgttctctgtgctgtttctcCAGATGAGCAAATGGAAGAACAACAAGAAGATGAGGAAATTCAGGGATATGCTCTTGG GGCTGCGAGCCTGAGAGATCCACGAGGTGttggaaggaagaagggagtAGAGGAAGGTGGAGCCAGGGCACGAAGCAGCGAGGCagatggctgtgctgggagTTCAGAAG gcaAGCACTCTGAAGATCAGAAATTCCGCTTACGGGAACAGCAGTCTTCAACTCCTCCATTCAG gGTAATTGTTTTGGATCAGAACGGTTCTCCAACGTGA
- the TEX14 gene encoding inactive serine/threonine-protein kinase TEX14 isoform X4, which produces MGQTSLFTAALLGLGRIVDVLLDYGSDPNHRCYDGSTPVHAAAFSGNQWVLSKLLDEGGDLRVHDEGGKNPQYWAMSAGKESSAQMLEFIQRCTFHMQAAIQNFPCDILRKVCSSKALVSSPSRFGGIVQGNADSPLGRFLKGGVNAAKNIYSFGFGKFYLAGSGHLGYLASLPIIGEKEVVQADDEPTFSYRVGPCMTMTKVFCRYSSPRSLMWGSSRVTVKELSFQPHQNCSKLRLADLLIAEQEHSSKLRHPHLLQLMSVCLSSDLEKTRLVYERVNFGSLYSVLHERRTEFPVLRMETILHVLLQINDALRFLHSRGFIHRTVTSYAIQIVSSGEAKLCNMEYMIESKDGGEHSDLTRIPVPAQLYKWCSPEVILEKSVTVKSDIYSFCAVMQEALTETLPWKGIEDSVIKQLIISGQQLEADVRLPVPYYDIVKSGLESKQKNRSMNLQDIQYILKNDLKDLTKSQSCHADEMAKAQRPAVFADINICLSSTFSYQKRTLELNEKEITEADSSAVPRYPIFPEEDNALVDLEAPTSLQLVAQENSHDAASETQMTCSVSDVDDSLCSFEMNEAFASCPDFHEDFLEEGAELSRTLKDKKRQQKEKDENVLGDLFLSPGMYCEEKPVYEEGSISESVAECTTEEEEGKSEASDLNMLAQVRGDAGRRRSTLSSNEHHLSKCVLNLKIVQSMLQQAAESLCRTEEKLNKLEAAEKQRKGIWTNQLSKQVFRDRPCNRSDNIYQNINNPFSGANTFLWKAVGPPSSDYIPPLVTCQSQGALRGDGFQTVSNVREEMRAIQNEKWKCFHQRSKSENESNQRDLSFSEVKSLDDQVDLEHEHLLPRVSVRCKKKFNFQIQRGSDSRSAASGSKEERRCYPKPASEICSTEINKERRMMQPEWRTEVRHMARKVASGQLELIAPYLTSDCTSESEVESIKEAFQHVTSRVQKGRDQRGYRWHTGDSAEPWDVGCEDGSESEESDLESMFRSSGGGSCQSPSQDEQAESGLPIHKNSVIFQQIETISRGRSRELPCSFNSYPSESEEFLTPDSDYFLPPAAQESSELKKQMPEDAGSGIQVSGGKILLCGTAAQNSGSNTQGVNQLIHMPVASVEAAQEMISREPQEDSKEKDTSVTDIQDLSSIPCEEELYYKDISCKTPGVSHVPPSVSTPISSEEKIPVAFEKHRCCHEVVLDSSSCTCQEVSSAVSRTFTTAYEEERSTEVLSAFPGVCSSGLNEPGGLSVVASSSRSTRKAPAVAQAPIHLLDELPAPAQELLDEIDSDRIKMEGIEAEKEIEISKKCDCGVWTMETFNLAEETERAHSTLDDALERVLCAVSPDEQMEEQQEDEEIQGYALGAASLRDPRGVGRKKGVEEGGARARSSEADGCAGSSEGKHSEDQKFRLREQQSSTPPFRVIVLDQNGSPT; this is translated from the exons ATGGGCCAGACCTCTCTTTTCACAGCTGCATTGTTAGGCCTTGGTAGAATAGTGGATGTGCTGCTGGATTATGGCTCAGACCCTAACCA TCGCTGTTATGATGGAAGCACACCGGTCCATGCAGCAGCTTTCTCAGGAAATCAGTGGGTTCTTAGCAAGTTACTGGATGAAGGAGGTGATCTGAGAGTGCACGATGAAGGTGGGAAAAATCCGCAGTACTGGGCTAtgtcagctggaaaagaaagcagtgctcAG ATGCTGGAATTCATACAGCGTTGTACATTCCACATGCAGGCTGCCATTCAGAATTTTCCCTGTGATATACTGAGGAAGGTTTGCTCATCAAAAGCACTGGTTTCCAGTCCATCCAGGTTTGGTGGCATTGTTCAAGG AAATGCTGACAGTCCTCTGGGTAGATTTCTGAAAGGTGGAGTTAATGCAGCCAAGAACATCTATAGCTTTGGTTTTGGGAAG TTCTATCTTGCAGGCAGCGGGCATCTGGGCTACTTGGCATCTCTCCCTATTattggggaaaaagaagtggtTCAGGCAGATGATGAACCAACGTTTTCTTACCGTGTTGGACCATGCATGACCATGACAAA AGTATTTTGCAGATACTCTTCTCCTCGTAGCTTGATGTGGGGGAGCAGCAGAGTGACAGTGAAGGAACTCAGCTTTCAGCCCCATCAGAACTGTAGTAAGCTACGCTTAGCTGATCTTCTCATTGCAGAGCAGGAACACAGCAG TAAACTCCGTCATCCCCATTTGCTACAGTTGATGTCTGTTTGTCTGTCCAGTGATTTGGAGAAAACCCGTTTGGTGTACGAGAGGGTCAACTTTGGTTCTTTGTACAGTGTCCTGCATGAAAGG cgTACGGAATTCCCAGTGCTGCGCATGGAGACAATTCTGCATGTACTTCTTCAAATCAATGATGCTTTACGTTTTCTGCACTCCCGTGGATTTATCCACCGTACAGTTACCTCCTATGCTATTCAGATTGTTTCTTCTGGTGAAGCAAAGCTATGCAACATGGAATACATGATAGAGAG CAAGGATGGTGGAGAACACAGTGATCTGACACGCATTCCTGTGCCAGCCCAGCTATATAAATGGTGCTCTCCTGAAGTAATCCTTGAAAAGAGTGTCACGGTGAAATCGGACATTTACAGTTTCTGTGCAGTAATGCAAGAAGCCTTGACAG AGACCCTTCCATGGAAAGGTATTGAAGACTCAGTAATTAAACAGCTCATAATTTCAGGACAGCAGTTGGAAGCAGATGTCAGACTTCCTGTACCCTATTATGACATTGTAAAGTCAGGGCTAGAATCTAAACAGAAGAACCGCTCCATGAACCTTCAGGATATTCAGTACATactgaaaaatgatttaaag gACTTGACTAAGTCTCAGAGTTGTCATGCTGATGAAATGGCAAAAGCACAGAGGCCTGCTGTTTTTGCAGATATAAACATCTGTTTGTCATCAACTTTCAGCTACCAGAAGAGAACACTGGAATTGAATGAAAAAGAGATAACAGAGGCTG ACAGTTCTGCTGTCCCAAGGTACCCTATTTTTCCTGAAGAGGATAATGCTTTAGTGGACCTTGAGGCACCCACCAGTCTGCAGCTAGTTGCACAGGAAAACAGTCACGATGCAGCTTCTGAAACCCAGATGACCTGCAGTGTGAGTGATGTGGATGACAGCCTCTGTAGCTTTGAAATGAATGAAGCCTTTGCCAGTTGTCCTGACTTTCATGAAGACTTCCTGGAAGAAGGAGCTGAATTAAGTCGAACACTAAAGGataaaaaaagacagcaaaaagaaaaagatgagaatGTCCTTGGAGACCTGTTCCTGTCCCCTGGAATGTACTGTGAGGAAAAGCCAGTTTATGAGGAAGGCAGCATTTCAGAGTCAGTTGCAGAGTGCACtacagaagaggaggaagggaaaagtgAGGCCTCTGACCTGAACATGCTGGCACAGGTGAGAGGAGATGCTGGCAGGAGGAGGAGTACCTTGTCTTCAAATGAACATCACCTCAGTAAATGTGTCCTTAATTTAAAGATTGTTCAGAGCATgttgcagcaggcagcagagtccctgtgcagaacagaggaaaaactgaacaaattagaggcagctgaaaagcaaaggaagggaATTTGGACAAATCAGCTTTCTAAGCAAGTTTTTCGTGACAGGCCCTGTAACAGATCTGATAATATTTATCAAAATATCAATAACCCTTTTTCTGGAGCTAACACTTTTTTATGGAAGGCTGTAGGCCCACCATCAAGTGACTACATTCCACCTCTGGTGACATGCCAGTCACAAGGAGCTCTGCGTGGAGATGGTTTCCAGACTGTTTCAAATGTGAGAGAGGAAATGCGGGCAATTCAGAATGAAAAGTGGAAATGCTTTCATCAGAGGAGTAAGAGTGAAAATGAGAGCAACCAGCGTGATCTCAGCTTCAGTGAGGTGAAAAGCCTTGATGATCAAGTGGATCTAGAGCACGAG CATTTACTCCCACGTGTATCTGTTAGATGCAAAAAAAAGTTCAACTTCCAGATTCAGAGAGGGAGTGACTCACGTTCTGCAGCAAGTGGAAGCAAAGAAGAGAGGAG GTGCTATCCAAAACCAGCATCTGAAAtttgcagcacagaaataaacaaggaGAGAAGGATGATGCAGCCAGAATGGAGAA CTGAAGTAAGGCACATGGCTAGAAAAGTGGCCTCAGGACAACTAGAGCTGATTGCTCCGTATCTAACCAGTGATTGTACATCTGAAAGTGAAGTGGAGAGTATAAAGGAAGCATTTCAACATGTCACTAGTAGAGTCCAAAAAGGTCGAGACCAACGAGGATATAGATGGCATACAGGTGACAGTGCTGAGCCTTGGGATGTGGGCTGTGAGGATGGATCTGAATCAGAGGAGAGTGATCTGGAGTCTATGTTCAGAAGTTCTGGAG GAGGAAGTTGCCAGTCACCATCACAAGATGAACAGGCAGAATCTGGACTACCTATACATAAGAATTCAGTCATTTTTCAACAAATTGAGACTATCTCTAGG GGACGTTCTAGAGAATTACCTTGTTCCTTTAATTCATATCCCAGTGAGTCTGAAGAATTCTTGACTCCAGATTCTGATtatttccttcctcctgctgctcaggAAAGCTCAGAACTAAAG aaacagatgCCTGAAGATGCAGGATCAGGTATTCAGGTATCAG gaggaaaaatattactctgcggcacagcagcacagaactcTGGCAGTAACACACAAGGAGTGAATCAGCTTATCCATATGCCTGTAGCCAG TGTTGAAGCAGCACAAGAAATGATATCAAGGGAGCCTCAGGAAGACTCCAAAGAAAAAGACAC ATCAGTGACAGACATTCAGGATTTGTCAAGTATTCCCTGTGAGGAAGAGCTCTACTACAAGGATATAAGTTGTAAAACACCCGGAGTGAGTCACGTACCCCCAAGTGTCAGCACTCCAATCAGTTCAG aGGAAAAAATTCCAGTAGCCTTTGAGAAACACAGATGCTGCCATGAAGTAGTTTTGGATTCTTCCTCGTGCACTTGTCAGGAGGTTTCCTCTGCAGTGTCCAGGACATTCACCACAGCCTATGAAGAGGAAAGGAGCACTGAagttctctctgcttttccaggTGTTTGCTCCTCTGGATTGAATGAACCT GGTGGATTGTCAGTTGTTGCTTCATCCTCGAGAAGCACCAGGAAGGCACCTG CGGTCGCTCAGGCACCTATCCACCTCCTGGATGAGCTCCCTGCACCAGCCCAAGAGCTACTGGATGAAATTG ATTCTGATCGAATTAAAATGGAAGGcatagaagcagaaaaagaaattgagataAGCAAGAAGTGTGATTGTGGTGTGTGGACTATGGAGACATTTAATCTAgcagaggaaacagaaag GGCTCACTCTACTCTTGATGATGCTTTAGAAAGAgttctctgtgctgtttctcCAGATGAGCAAATGGAAGAACAACAAGAAGATGAGGAAATTCAGGGATATGCTCTTGG GGCTGCGAGCCTGAGAGATCCACGAGGTGttggaaggaagaagggagtAGAGGAAGGTGGAGCCAGGGCACGAAGCAGCGAGGCagatggctgtgctgggagTTCAGAAG gcaAGCACTCTGAAGATCAGAAATTCCGCTTACGGGAACAGCAGTCTTCAACTCCTCCATTCAG gGTAATTGTTTTGGATCAGAACGGTTCTCCAACGTGA